The window TTTTAATATTTCTTGGAGTATATCAAAGAGAAAATTTGCAATTAGAAGAAACTGTATTTTATATTGCTTTGTTCGTTTTATCGGGGATTTTTACAAGAGTACTTATTCATTATGCAATTGCCAAGATTCTTGGACCTTTTATTTGGGGAAGAGGCTTTTGCGGATGGGCTTGCTGGACTGCTGCAATTTTAGAATGGCTGCCAATAAAAGAAAACAATAAAATACCTGTAAAATACACATATTTAAGATATCCGTTTTTAATTATTTCAATTATGAGTCCACTCCAAAAAGTCGTAA is drawn from Bacteroidales bacterium and contains these coding sequences:
- a CDS encoding 4Fe-4S binding protein encodes the protein MTFKRLLPFLIGLSVALLMYYLFHWWGFLLIFTWIGAWISIGIFISVNYKKQKKDFGRRLSILMISPVFLIFLGVYQRENLQLEETVFYIALFVLSGIFTRVLIHYAIAKILGPFIWGRGFCGWACWTAAILEWLPIKENNKIPVKYTYLRYPFLIISIMSPLQKVV